A window of Carassius carassius chromosome 44, fCarCar2.1, whole genome shotgun sequence contains these coding sequences:
- the mxra8a gene encoding matrix remodeling-associated protein 8a has translation MNLDVPLCARALFLAQLLASFLFSPVQGQSDGSGVVVAMYNISASQGSQAVLQCHSQRMVWTQDRLKDRQRVVHWDLLRSGPDHAMERVIDMFSAGDQRIYNGYNQGRINMPKTAFKDGNFSLVIKEVAMSDKGIYSCNLHHHYCHLYESIKVQLNVTKSARKERRFWDGQKAVLVVLVGSTVVLPCVNRRPIWTEGNSQEDQQQVVHWDRQPPGVRHDRADRLIDLYASGERRHYGPLFVQQKMNISATAFSQGDFSLIISDTQPLDQGLYSCHLHHHYCGLHERRIFQLTVTPPVPQIPQEPTDEPQYLPNEDPNTNMVEVPPHVINVILPEQRSHFLQQLGYILATLLLLALIVLAVVLLTRLRKRQGQDFDPRKVESPPLPTVTYVGHTSCVKKECERSIPEVKSSNQEETKLDYKNNLLKEAEMSKLCSQKSIDLDREMEKPSWK, from the exons ATGAACCTGGATGTACCTTTGTGCGCTCGAGCGCTTTTCTTGGCTCAAC TTCTGGCTTCATTCCTGTTCAGCCCTG TGCAAGGTCAAAGTGATGGCAGTGGCGTGGTGGTGGCCATGTACAATATCAGCGCCTCCCAGGGATCTCAGGCGGTATTGCAATGTCATAGTCAGCGCATGGTGTGGACACAAGACCGATTAAAGGACCGCCAAAGGGTAGTGCACTGGGATTTACTTCGTAGTGGCCCAGACCACGCAATGGAACGTGTCATAGACATGTTTTCTGCTGGAGACCAACGCATCTACAACGGCTACAACCAGGGCCGCATAAACATGCCCAAGACTGCTTTTAAGGATGGCAACTTCTCATTGGTAATCAAAG AAGTTGCAATGAGTGACAAAGGAATCTACTCCTGTAACCTGCATCATCATTACTGCCACCTGTATGAGTCGATCAAAGTTCAGCTTAATGTCACCAAATCAG CACGTAAGGAGAGACGGTTTTGGGATGGTCAGAAGGCAGTGTTGGTGGTTCTGGTGGGCAGCACAGTGGTTCTCCCTTGCGTTAACCGCCGGCCTATCTGGACAGAGGGCAACAGTCAGGAGGACCAACAACAAGTGGTGCACTGGGACCGTCAGCCTCCAGGGGTCCGACACGACCGTGCCGATCGGCTCATTGACCTGTACGCTTCTGGTGAGAGGCGTCACTATGGACCACTGTTTGTTCAGCAAAAGATGAATATATCTGCCACAGCGTTCTCGCAGGGAGATTTCTCTCTGATCATCTCAGACACCCAGCCTCTGGATCAGGGTCTATACTCTTGTCATCTCCACCATCACTACTGCGGTCTGCATGAGAGACGCATCTTCCAGCTTACCGTGACACCTCCAGTCCCTCAGATCCCTCAGGAACCCACAGATGAACCTCAGTATCTTCCCAATGAAGACCCAA ACACGAATATGGTGGAAGTGCCGCCACATGTAATCAACGTCATCTTGCCAGAGCAAAGGAGTCACTTCCTGCAGCAGCTGGGCTACATCCTGGCGACTCTCCTCTTATTGGCCCTTATCGTGTTGGCTGTCGTTCTCCTCACACGTCTCCGGAAAAGACAAG gcCAGGATTTTGATCCACGTAAAGTGGAAAGTCCACCTCTGCCGACGGTGACGTATGT GGGCCACACATCATGTGTTAAGAAAGAATGTGAGCGAAGTATCCCAGAAGTGAAGTCAAGCAACCAAGAGGAGACGAAGTTGG ACTACAAGAACAATCTTCTGAAGGAAGCGGAAATGTCCAAACTTTGCTCCCAAAAATCTATTGACCTGGACAGAG AGATGGAGAAGCCATCTTGGAAATAA